Proteins from a genomic interval of Paenibacillus sp. RC334:
- a CDS encoding helix-turn-helix domain-containing protein, which produces MSMAEYKGKVKNIKDTPFGYTLSVIGGKWKMVIIYLLAENQPVRFNDLKRQIGAITYKTLSSQLKELEADGMVNRKEYPQVPPKVEYRLTDKAETLLPTLEGLCEWGVKNQNN; this is translated from the coding sequence ATGAGTATGGCTGAATATAAAGGTAAAGTTAAAAATATTAAAGATACCCCTTTTGGTTATACATTGTCAGTTATTGGTGGGAAATGGAAGATGGTTATTATTTACCTCCTAGCAGAAAACCAACCGGTTCGCTTTAATGATCTGAAAAGACAGATAGGAGCTATTACTTATAAAACATTGAGTTCACAGCTTAAAGAATTGGAAGCGGATGGTATGGTGAATCGGAAAGAGTATCCCCAAGTTCCCCCTAAAGTCGAGTACCGTCTCACAGATAAAGCGGAAACACTATTACCTACTTTGGAAGGGTTATGTGAGTGGGGAGTAAAAAACCAAAATAATTAA
- a CDS encoding RidA family protein — protein MTNAITYNHGVAWEEAFGVTQGYSVNGTIYISGQFSHDMQGAFVGEGDIKAQTRQTLENLDHVLAGFGVTRSNIAEVEVYLTNPQEHFEQCVVLLKEYVGDHRPAATLIGVSGLAFPHQLVEIRAVAHTD, from the coding sequence ATGACTAATGCCATAACCTACAATCACGGTGTTGCATGGGAAGAAGCTTTTGGCGTCACCCAAGGCTACAGCGTCAACGGCACCATCTACATTTCGGGACAATTTTCCCACGATATGCAGGGCGCGTTCGTTGGCGAGGGCGATATCAAGGCACAGACCCGGCAGACACTAGAGAATCTCGATCACGTGCTGGCGGGATTTGGTGTCACGAGATCGAACATCGCTGAGGTCGAGGTCTATCTGACAAACCCGCAAGAGCATTTCGAGCAGTGCGTCGTTCTGTTGAAGGAGTATGTGGGAGACCATCGACCAGCCGCCACCCTCATCGGTGTGTCGGGTTTGGCGTTCCCTCACCAACTGGTTGAAATCCGCGCCGTCGCACACACTGACTAA